Below is a window of Microtus ochrogaster isolate Prairie Vole_2 chromosome 5, MicOch1.0, whole genome shotgun sequence DNA.
cacGTTAGGTTTTTACAGCAGAAGGAAGGCAAGTAATTAATATTGGCTTCATGTATCAAGGGGCAGGAAAATGGGATGTGAATGAGTAAGAtgctaaaatcaaaaatcaaaacaaattatttactAGGTATTTTGTTAAGTAGGGAGTATTTTCTTGGAAAGACAAAAAAGTGAGGTGTTAAACCTATATATATATCTGGGGTGAAAGACGAACACATGGAATTGAAGGAGTATGTTCACTCCAGTGTATATTTTTCATAATCCCTGAGAGAGCCTGTTATTTAACAAATTTAACAACTATGCCAACTTAGTGGAGTCTCCAAAGAAGGTGCAGATGTTAGAGCACAGGTTATCAGATCAGTTTGTATTTATGTCACGAAGAGAAATATTAGTAACTGTAATCTTATACTTAACTTGAAATTTTGTCATGGAAAAATCAAGCCTGTTTtgacatacacagaaaaaaatcacaacttgAATCAAATTTTGTgcagtttcttccttctctggggTCCAATAATAGCaatcctgcttttcttccttcagaaaaATGGAGTCAGACCTCTCACAAGCCTTCCAGGAAGAGCTCACCTGCGTCATCTGCATGAACTACCTTACAGACCCAGTCACCATAAGCTGTGGCCACAGCTTCTGTCgagcctgcctccacctttccTGGAAAGACAGCCAGGTTTCTGTCCATTGTCCTATGTGTAGGGAACCATCCCAGCAGAAGGACTTCAGAACCAACATTGTTCTGAAGAAGCTGGTGTCCATTGCCAGACAAGCCAGCCTCATGAAGTACCTGAGCTCTGAGGAACATAAGTGTGTTACCCACAAGGAGACCAAGGGGATCTTCTGTATGGAGAACAGCATCTACCTCTGTCGACCCTGTTCTGACTCCCACGAGCACAGAAGTCACAGACACTGTCCCATTGAAGCAGCTGCTGAGGGTCAATTGGTAAGTGATGCTTCTGAGAGAATGTGAAAGCTGGAGAGTGAGGATTAGCATACTACAGGAAGATGCTGGTCCTGACTATGACAAAGCCACTGTTTTTCTGTGTGGTGGCACTTTATTAAAAGCTATTGAAGAAAGAGTGACTATAAGTGTAAACATCTCATAGAAGACCCATGAGTATAAAGATCACGTGTATTTTGTGATACATTATGCCCAAGTCTCTGGGAAGTGAAATgctaatatatactaatatataatattaatatacttAAATTGTCTGAGACTAGAGACTAAATTGGAAAAAGTATGTTGGAGTCAGCTGGAGAGAAACATCTGGGAATCCCAATTGTATACAAATTCATCAGATATTAGTCATAGTTACTAATCACTTTACCTGAgcaaaaggcatttttttctatttctatgttcTTAAATCTAAACCTCTCAGTtgcaatgtagaaaaaaaaacattgaaatccTTCCACTTTCACTaaagttattgtatttattgtccATGAGTCTGTCCATCATTATCAAAATTTGATATTCATTGTTTCTTACAGGAAAGACTTCTGAAGCAAATGGAATCATTATGGGAGAAGAtccaagaaaatgaagagaatctggaggcagagaaaagattgATAGCTCTGTGGAAGGTGAGTATGAGATTCATGCAGAAATTGTGGTTGAGGCAGTTATTTTCAAAAATCATCATTCAAGATTTGAGTAGAAGGCATAGGATGTGATACTAGGAAAACATTTTCTGATGATTTCTGAGAGTAAACTAGACCTCTGCACGTGGAAATAATGGTCTGGCTGTGTGGCAGAAGAGTCTGAGACTAATGAGTGAATTGCTAACTGTTCAGCATACTGCATTAGACTCCAGGACTGTACTGTGAATTGTAATTGCTACATGCACAGTTTCATATTTGAGTGAACATATGAATTATCAATAAATATCTTCAGGCACCCTGGAACTCTTATATAGGCAAAAATGCTTAGGGTTTGGTTGTCTGTCTaaataatgaagaagaaagaaatgaaacccaGGAATTTACATTTTCTGATAAGTGGTGGCGCAGTCCACCAGAGTCTATGAGCACAGTGACATAAATCATTTGTCAAATTTAAGTgtagaaggataaaatatttgctaataTAATTGATAATGTCCCCTTTTACAGATCCGCTTGATTATAAGAGAAGAAATGATAAGGGCAAAGTACAGGAGATGGTATCCACTccccagaaaacaggaagaaaatattgagtgtatgaaaaaagaagccaattATTATTTAGAGAAACTCAGAAAAAGTGAAGCCATGATAGtccaaaaaagcaaacaattaaGAGAAATGTATAGAGAGCTGATGGCAATGTCCCAGGAGCCCTATGTGGTGCTGCTCCAGGTGAGCATGAGGTGTGCAGGGAAAGGCTTTATTGCCTTGAGCCAACACTGATTTAAGATAGCTTCCAATATTCCCTGAATTTCTGTTAGGGGGTTTCCTTTTCATAAACATCTGGAGACACTAAATTCTGTAATAATCTTGCAAGAGCATACCTTTTGAAATAGTGTCAGTAGATTCCCCAAGGACTATGTCCTGATAGGTTGGTTTTGTAGCTTGCTCCTCAGAAAGTCAAATTCTGGGTTTTCTGTCTTAACATTTCATTATCTCTACTTGGCTATTTGAACAAttttagagaaaactaatttctTCTGTTTGAAAGTTGTGTTTTTGAGAGTTCTTTGGGaggtttgtattttgagatgcAATCCTATTGTGTGGTGTATGTTAATCTCCAACCGACAGTAATAAAGCCTCTAAACCCCCAattctagaattacaggcatgaggcaCCATACAGGTGTGATGTCATACTTCTGAAGTACCCTTACTTAACGTATCCCTCTATATGTTGTGTTCAAACTCAGGGAATATTAACTTTGCAGATACTTGGGGGCTCAAAAGCAATGTACATTTAATACCAACGTACTTCTCAAATTTTGTTCTTACCTTCTGATTTCATCAAGAATTCAAATTCTGCTAATCACCCTCATTGGCATTATCCTGAGACATAATATAAATTTTCAGGGCACATAGGGGATGGTTATTTTTATGGTGATTGACATTTATCTGAACTTTGTAAACAAGCCGTGTATGCCATTTCTTCAGTAATCTaaatttttcttgctttctttgcagGATTTGGATGACATATTCAGAAGGTGAGTTTACCTATCAGTGCAAGCCATGANNNNNNNNNNNNNNNNNNNNNNNNNNNNNNNNNNNNNNNNNNNNNNNNNNNNNNNNNNNNNNNNNNNNNNNNNNNNNNNNNNNNNNNNNNNNNNNNNNNNNNNNNNNNNNNNNNNNNNNNNNNNNNNNNNNNNNNNNNNNNNNNNNNNNNNNNNNNNNNNNNNNNNNNNNNNNNNNNNNNNNNNNNNNNNNNNNNNNNNNNNNNNNNNNNNNNNNNNNNNNNNNNNNNNNNNNNNNNNNNNNNNNNNNNNNNNNNNNNNNNNNNNNNNNNNNNNNNNNNNNNNNNNNNNNNNNNNNNNNNNNNNNNNNNNNNNNNNNNNNNNNNNNNNNNNNNNNNNNNNNNNNNNNNNNNNNNNNNNNNNNNNNNNNNNNNNNNNNNNNNNNNNNNNNNNNNNNNNNNNNNNNNNNNNNNNNNNNNNNNNNNNNNNNNNNNNNNNNNNNNNNNNNNNNNNNNNNNNNNNNNNNNNNNNNNNNNNNNNNNNNNNNNNNNNNNNNNNNNNNNNNNNNNNNNNNNNNNNNNNNNNNNNNNNNNNNNNNNNNNNNNNNNNNNNNNNNNNNNNNNNNNNNNNNNNNNNNNNNNNNNNNNNNNNNNNNNNNNNNNNNNNNNNNNNNNNNNNNNNNNNNNNNNNNNNNNNNNNNNNNNNNNNNNNNNNNNNNNNNNNNNNNNNNNNNNNNNNNNNNNNNNNNNNNNNNNNNNNNNNNNNNNNNNNNNNNNNNNNNNNNNNNNNNNNNNNNNNNNNNNNNNNNNNNNNNNNNNNNNNNNNNNNNNNNNNNNNNNNNNNNNNNNNNNNNNNNNNNNNNNNNNNNNNNNNNNNNNNNNNNNNNNNNNNNNNNNNNNNNNNNNNNNNNNNNNNNNNNNNNNNNNNNNNNNNNNNNNNNNNNNNNNNNNNNNNNNNNNNNNNNNNNNNNNNNNNNNNNNNNNNNNNNNNNNNNNNNNNNNNNNNNNNNNNNNNNNNNNNNNNNNNNNNNNNNNNNNNNNNNNNNNNNNNNNNNNNNNNNNNNNNNNNNNNNNNNNNNNNNNNNNNNNNNNNNNNNNNNNNNNNNNNNNNNNNNNNNNNNNNNNNNNNNNNNNNNNNNNNNNNNNNNNNNNNNNNNNNNNNNNNNNNNNNNNtgagcatgaccttaagtgtcttttggccatttgattttcttctgttgagaattctctgttcagttcaatgccccattttttaattgggttaattagcattttaaagtctattctggtttctagccataaataaaggacattgagcttataatttgtgatcctagagaagctaaataagaaggtgatccaaagaaaaacatatagtcatctgcctggatatgggaagtagacaagattgccgggcaaaaactgtgatcttgggggtgaggtggcatggggctaaggggaaatggggtgagaaacgtgagaagaggaggatgtggggagcttgtgggaatgggatggttggggtaaaggaagggtggatacggaagcagagaaatatatatgctaactaagggagccatcttagggttggcaagagacttgactctagaggggctcgcaggtgtccaggtagatgtccccagctagtaccttgggcaactgaggagagggatcctgaaatgaccctatcctatagccatcctgatgaatatcttgcatatcaccttagaaccttcatctggcgatggatcgagatagagacagagacccaaattggagcaccggactgagctcttaaggtccaaatgaggagcagaaggagggagaacatgagcgaggaagtcaggaccacgaggggtgcacccacccactgtgacagtggaactgatctattgggagctcaccaaggccagctggactgtgactgaataagcatgggatgaaaccggactctctgaacatggcagacaatgaaggctgatgagaagccaaggacaatggcactaggtttctatcctaatacatgaactggctttgtgggagcctagcatgtttggatgctcaccttcctggtcctggatagaagtgggaggaccttggacttcccacagggcagggaatctgggctgctcttcagtctcaagagggagggagaatggaggggggagggagagaggaatggggagggggagagggcgATGTGtgggaagagcaggagagaaatgagaaacggagtggaggcagaaattcttttttaacaactaaaaaaactaaattaaaaagaatactaaatgaaaaaaatccacaaCTACTCTAAGAACTAAGCTTACAAACCACACCCCCGCCTCAAAAACCTGTGTATTCCTAATTTTAATCTTTCTCCAATATCTTATCTGATGTTGGCTTTACCAGAGgatttatataataacaaaaaaatctccGGTTTCTAACTCTATTTGTAACTGCAAGCCTGTTAAATAAAGAACACAATCTTTCATTTTATGCCTAGCATTGTATAgctgaaaacaaaaaaccattaaCCTTTGCAAACACAAATATTATAGCTCCCCCCAAATTTTTGTATGTTAGTCacattttaatcttatttattcaCATGATCATTttacacacaaacaaagaaatagaaatgaacacagattcaacgcaatgcgcatcaaaatcccagcattcttcaaagacctcgaaagaacggtactcaactttatatggaaaatcaaaagcacaggatagccaaaacaatcctttacaataaaagaacttcagtCTCCCCATCTACCCTTATCCCCACCACTGCCCCGTGCTCCCAACCCCTGCccggaaagagaagggagaaggggaggatggggagagcttgagggatgggatggttgggatggaggagtgttggatatgggagcaggataGTAGATATCTtaaagggagccattttagggttgNNNNNNNNNNNNNNNNNNNNNNNNNNNNNNNNNNNNNNNNNNNNNNNNNNNNNNNNNNNNNNNNNNNNNNNNNNNNNNNNNNNNNNNNNNNNNNNNNNNNNNNNNNNNNNNNNNNNNNNNNNNNNNNNNNNNNNNNNNNNNNNNNNNNNNNNNNNNNNNNNNNNNNNNNNNNNNNNNNNNNNNNNNNNNNNNNNNNNNNNNNNNNNNNNNNNNNNNNNNNNNNNNNNNNNNNNNNNNNNNNNNNNNNNNNNNNNNNNNNNNNNNNNNNNNNNNNNNNNNNNNNNNNNNNNNNNNNNNNNNNNNNNNNNNNNNNNNNNNNNNNNNNNNNNNNNNNNNNNNNNNNNNNNNNNNNNNNNNNNNNNNNNNNNNNNNNNNNNNNNNNNNNNNNNNNNNNNNNNNNNNNNNNNNNNNNNNNNNNNNNNNNNNNNNNNNNNNNNNNNNNNNNNNNNNNNNNNNNNNNNNNNNNNNNNNNNNNNNNNNNNNNNNNNNNNNNNNNNNNNNNNNNNNNNNNNNNNNNNNNNNNNNNNNNNNNNNNNNNNNNNNNNNNNNNNNNNNNNNNNNNNNNNNNNNNNNNNNNNNNNNNNNNNNNNNNNNNNNNNNNNNNNNNNNNNNNNNNNNNNNNNNNNNNNNNNNNNNNNNNNNNNNNNNNNNNNNNNNNNNNNNNNNNNNNNNNNNNNNNNNNNNNNNNNNNNNNNNNNNNNNNNNNNNNNNNNNNNNNNNNNNNNNNNNNNNNNNNNNNNNNNNNNNNNNNNNNNNNNNNNNNNNNNNNNNNNNNNNNNNNNNNNNNNNNNNNNNNNNNNNNNNNNNNNNNNNNNNNNNNNNNNNNNNNNNNNNNNNNNNNNNNNNNNNNNNNNNNNNNNNNNNNNNNNNNNNNNNNNNNNNNNNNNNNNNNNNNNNNNNNNNNNNNNNNNNNNNNNNNNNNNNNNNNNNNNNNNNNNNNNNNNNNNNNNNNNNNNNNNNNNNNNNNNNNNNNNNNNNNNNNNNNNNNNNNNNNNNNNNNNNNNNNNNNNNNNNNNNNNNNNNNNNNNNNNNNNNNNNNNNNNNNNNNNNNNNNNNNNNNNNNNNNNNNNNNNNNNNNNNNNNNNNNNNNNNNNNNNNNNNNNNNNNNNNNNNNNNNNNNNNNNNNNNNNNNNNNNNNNNNNNNNNNNNNNNNNNNNNNNNNNNNNNNNNNNNNNNNNNNNNNNNNNNNNNNNNNNNNNNNNNNNNNNNNNNNNNNNNNNNNNNNNNNNNNNNNNNNNNNNNNNNNNNNNNNNNNNNNNNNNNNNNNNNNNNNNNNNNNNNNNNNNNNNNNNNNNNNNNNNNNNNNNNNNNNNNNNNNNNNNNNNNNNNNNNNNNNNNNNNNNNNNNNNNNNNNNNNNNNNNNNNNNNNNNNNNNNNNNNNNNNNNNNNNNNNNNNNNNNNNNNNNNNNNNNNNNNNNNNNNNNNNNNNNNNNNNNNNNNNNNNNNNNNNNNNNNNNNNNNNNNNNNNNNNNNNNNNNNNNNNNNNNNNNNNNNNNNNNNNNNNNNNNNNNNNNNNNNNNNNNNNNNNNNNNNNNNNNNNNNNNNNNNNNNNNNNNNNNNNNNNNNNNNNNNNNNNNNNNNNNNNNNNNNNNNNNNNNNNNNNNNNNNNNNNNNNNNNNNNNNNNNNNNNNNNNNNNNNNNNNNNNNNNNNNNNNNNNNNNNNNNNNNNNNNNNNNNNNNNNNNNNNNNNNNNNNNNNNNNNNNNNNNNNNNNNNNNNNNNNNNNNNNNNNNNNNNNNNNNNNNNNNNNNNNNNNNNNNNNNNNNNNNNNNNNNNNNNNNNNNNNNNNNNNNNNNNNNNNNNNNNNNNNNNNNNNNNNNNNNNNNNNNNNNNNNNNNNNNNNNNNNNNNNNNNNNNNNaaataaattaaaaaaaaacgtAGGTTCTAaatcaaaaggcaaaaaaaactttaataaataaataaatttttaaaaaaaagaagctagactGTGATATTGAGTTCTTAGCCATGTAATGCTCATCCTTACCAGCAGTCCCTGTTCATCCACTCAACGGAGAGAAAGGTTCAGCACAGAGCCCCCCTGCCTTATGGGGACTCCTTCTGAGGAGCACATGCTGGAGATAGCCTGAAATATATCTCCTCTCCTCAAATAACACTGTCTTCTGCTCCGTGGATTGTGGAGTTGCCATGAGCAAGGCTAGAAAATGCCTTCCAAATGGCATTGTGGACTCCACCATCTCTACACATGCAGAACTACAATGTGTCTTAATATTAGAATCATAGATTAAGAGGTCCATTCTAGGACTTATAGGAATTAACTACTCTGTGCTAGCTGCCCAGTTAACAAGGATTTATTCTCACTACAATCATTTCCTCTACATACCGTCCATATCATTCCTTTGTTTTTAGGGAAAAAGACAGGGCATATCCCTGACGAAAAAAGCTAAACATCTTGAGACAGTCATATTCCCCATGTTTACATTCAAGAGAGTCTGTCGTCCTATTTTATCTGGATATAACTGGTTATCTACTGGTACATCTTAGATAATGATTCTCATTCAACTGGTCGTGACAAGCTCTCAGAGACATCCTTGAATCCAAGGATACATAGTCTGGCTTTAACCTATATGGCCAAGGGTCACATCCTGGAATGAGATTTGGGGACCGAGGAAGAGAAGAACTCAGTCACATCTACAGGTCATATATATGTGCTAAAATATTTGGGATTTATGTAGTCTTAGGATGGTAGTAGTGTGACGTCCTTTCACAGTTTGAAAGTTCTCACCCAGATTCAGTCCTGGAAATCCCCAGGTGCATTCCCTCATTCCATGTAGCCCTTTCAAACCCTTGGAAGCCTGGGAGTGCTGGTGTGATGAGTAACCTTCCTTCTCCAGTTGATGGGTCTAGAATCTATAAGAAGACGCACTATGGGGCATGTCTATGCAGCTGAACTGAAGATCTTCTGTCTGTGATGGCAGCACCATGTCCTAAGCTAGTGTAGacaactgagaaaaaaagaagtaaaattatgaAATCAAATGAACACAGGCATTCATCTCTCAGCGCTTTATAActacagatgcaatgtgacctgGTGATGCACCCTCCTTTTGATGGATTATGTCATCCGAATCTGACCAAAACACCCCCACCTGGTTGCTTTTGTCAAGAtaagaagaaaagtaactaataagtCAGTCTATGCTGAGTTGCAGCCCAATTGTGCTCCAGAGTAAAAACctgtataaaacaaacaaacaaacaacaacaaaaaaaaaaacaccccaacacacacagagaccacaagacaaaacaaataccAACTATTTTCCAGCTATTTATTTATCTGGTGTGATGTTCTCtagttctttaaaaacacaaatatttcagGAACAAGAAACACATTAAGCCTTATTAGTTGTGTACATGTTACTATAAACAAATTACTAGTCTTATAGTTAGGgattctatggctgtgataaaacaccatgatcaaagacaacttggggaagaaagggtttattttgtcccCAGTTCGTAGTTCATCATTAAAGACAGTAAGGGcatgaactcacacagggcaggaacttggaggcaggagctgatgtataGGACATGGAGAGATGCTGCTTATTGGTTTACTTCTCATGGCTTGGTcatctttcttatagaacccaggaccctcTCCCAATAGGGTGGGTTGTACTCcatcgatcactaattaagaaaatgacctacagatTGATGTTATGAAAACAttctctcaattgaggttcctatCTTTCAAgtagctctagcttgtgtcaagttgacaaactgAGCCAACACATCTAGGCTTTTCTGCAGGTAATTTGGGATGACAGAGAGAATTACCTGGCAAGTCCTACCTTGGTAGGATTAGGATTCTAAAGAGGCTTAAGAGAGGAATAAAGCAGGATCCTGGATCTCCTCAGAGGTTTTAACATGTGACAAAGTCACTGTCCATGGATTCATGTCCTGGAAGGAGCTCTGTACTAAGTTCTAGGGTCATGGGGGCATTCTGGTAATTGGCTAACACTTAACTGCCTCCAGCTACTGAAGACCAGCACATATACAAGGTACCTTTAGTCTATCAACAGAGGAGAAATAAAGGATTATCTCAATAGAGATGAGACTGCAGTGGCTGAACAGCCCTTTCTGGGTTACCCACCCATCATCGTCTGAGAACGTCTACTTCCTAAGGACTCTGTTATGTTCATGGTCTGTTTGGCCTGGGATGCACTTTTCCAATATGTGGCCTCATCTCCTGTGTATCTGTTCCACTCTCAGTGCCTCCAGCAACTCAAATGTGAAGAAGCCCCCGGCAAGGCAGAGTTATGGTTTCTGACCTGGATGATACTACAGGCTTTAGGGACCTTGCTACCTCAAAGTGGAAAGAGCTCTTGgacaattatttttctctctccgaCAAGTTTCCCCACTCCTGTAAAAAGTGTTACTGAATGTAGCTTGTCAGGTTTCTCCACTCTCATCTCTTAGCCTCAGCACTCTAGCCTTTTCTCTTGATGCCATTCATATATTCTTTGACAGAAGTACTCCTGCTCCCCAACATATAGTTCTTAGGGTGCTTCATAACCTGACCTACGCACTTGCCTTCCATCCTCATGCCCAGTACTGACTAGTTTTATATCAAGCTAACACAAGCTGAAGTAATTTGGGGGAGGGAGTCTCAGTTAAGGATCTGTCTCCACATGACTAGGCTGTAGGGAAACTTgtaggatatttttaaatttgtgattgATAGgtgagagcccagcccattgtgggcggtgccatccctaggctggtgatcCTGAGTCCTATAAGTGGGCTGTACAAGCCATGCGGAGACAGTCAGTAAGTAGCACTTCTTCATGCCTTTGGCATCCGTGCTGCCCCAGGTTCTTGCACTGATGACCACAGACAGACTAAGTGGAGGGTGAGTGAATTCTGCCTCCAAGATGCTGGACTCATTAAGGAAATGGAGTGGCCTGCCATAGACTCTCATATAGCTAGCTCCCTAATCCCAACATCCTCTGAAAACAGTACAAGGTTTTGATACAGGAATTCCTCTGGCCCGCAGATAAGTCaacagagacagggaagggagtgaGAATGAAATGGGACAAGAGACGGAGACAAGACAGGATTCTGATCAAGTCTCATTTATTCAAGGGAATAATCCAGGTAAATGTAGggtaagggaaaggaggaaattcTCCTTGTGTAACTAAACAACTTACTAGGCAAAAAGTTCTTCTTGTGTATATGGGTAACTAAACAATTTACTAGGCAACCTAACCAAGGTCTAATGGTCAGGTGGAAAGTCCCTAACTGCAACAGAATAGAGTGTTCAAAACACGGGAACAATGGAGCAATAACTCTCAGCAAAGTTTGTATTTGACAGATCAGAGCAGCAGGAGAAGCCAAGCACAACAGGGTGGCGAAACTGATCCAGGGAGCAGTAACTCTCCCACAGGTCCcccattctatttttattaattttaaaatgccaaaagTCACTTGAGGGAACTGTGCCTGTCtaaagtcgtgtgtgtgtgtggggggggggatcctgTAGTCCCGTCCTCACCTGTCATAGGAAGACAGAACTGCTTTTGGTTCTGTTCCTGTCTTAGGTGGTGATTTACATGTTTAATATAGGTATACATTCTCCCATTGCC
It encodes the following:
- the LOC101998477 gene encoding tripartite motif-containing protein 43-like, whose product is MESDLSQAFQEELTCVICMNYLTDPVTISCGHSFCRACLHLSWKDSQVSVHCPMCREPSQQKDFRTNIVLKKLVSIARQASLMKYLSSEEHKCVTHKETKGIFCMENSIYLCRPCSDSHEHRSHRHCPIEAAAEGQLERLLKQMESLWEKIQENEENLEAEKRLIALWKIRLIIREEMIRAKYRRWYPLPRKQEENIECMKKEANYYLEKLRKSEAMIVQKSKQLREMYRELMAMSQEPYVVLLQDLDDIFRR